The following are encoded together in the Choloepus didactylus isolate mChoDid1 chromosome 7, mChoDid1.pri, whole genome shotgun sequence genome:
- the LOC119540737 gene encoding olfactory receptor 5V1-like: MERENQTALLEFIVLGFSNLKDLQFLLFCVFLMIYLCTLGGNIFIILVTLADPRLHIPMYFFLRNLACLDICYTTTNVPQMMVHLLSEKKSISYGGCVTQLFAFLFFVGVECLLLAAMAYDRYTAICKPLRYSVIMNKALYSQLAASCWVSGLLNSVVHTVLTFRLPFCGNNQINYFFCDIPPLLILSCGDTSVNEFVLLFIGVFIGWAPFLGIILSYIYIISTILSIRSSEGRHKAFSTCASHLVIVLLYYGSSIFTYVRPISSYSLSKDRLISVLYSVVTPMLNPIIYTLRNNDIRNALKTVRVRVAAFKFHFS; encoded by the coding sequence ATGGAAAGAGAAAACCAAACCGCTCTGTTGGAATTCATCGTCTTGGGATTCTCCAACCTAAAAGATTTGCAATTTTTACTCTTCTGCGTATTTCTTATGATCTATCTCTGTACACTAGGAGGAAATATCTTCATTATTTTGGTAACCTTGGCTGATCCTCGATTACatattcctatgtattttttcctgaGGAATTTAGCCTGTCTTGATATCTGCTACACCACCACCAATGTGCCCCAGATGATGGTGCACCTCCTTTCTGAGAAGAAAAGCATTTCCTATGGGGGCTGTGTGACTCAACTTTTTGCATTCCTTTTCTTTGTAGGGGTAGAGTGTCTTTTGCTGGCAGCAATGGCATATGACCGTTACACTGCAATCTGCAAACCCTTAAGGTATTCAGTTATTATGAATAAGGCTCTGTATAGCCAGTTAGCAGCTTCATGCTGGGTTAGTGGTTTGCTTAACTCAGTGGTGCACACAGTGTTGACATTCCGCCTGCCCTTCTGCGGCAACAACCAGattaattatttcttctgtgACATCCCCCCTTTGTTGATCTTGTCTTGTGGGGACACTTCTGTCAATGAGTTTGTGTTACTCTTTATTGGAGTCTTCATTGGATGGGCTCCTTTCCTGGGCATCATACTTTCCTACATCTATATTATCTCTACCATCTTGAGCATCCGTTCTTCAGAGGGAAGACACAAAGCCTTTTCTACTTGTGCCTCCCACCTAGTCATTGTCCTTCTCTACTATGGCAGCTCTATATTCACATATGTACGGCCCATCTCATCTTACTCATTGTCAAAAGACCGGCTGATCTCAGTACTGTATAGTGTTGTCACTCCCATGCTAAACCCCATTATTTACACTTTAAGGAATAACGACATCAGAAATGCCCTGAAAACTGTGAGAGTAAGAGTAGCAGCCTtcaaatttcatttctcttga